From Rattus rattus isolate New Zealand chromosome 17, Rrattus_CSIRO_v1, whole genome shotgun sequence, the proteins below share one genomic window:
- the Utp4 gene encoding U3 small nucleolar RNA-associated protein 4 homolog isoform X2 encodes MTASPSGSQLLVGCEDGSVKLFEVTPDKIQFARNFDRQKSRILSLSWHPAGTHVAAGSIDYISVFDVKSGSITRKMVLDRQHLGVTKSRCIVWGVAFLSDGTVISVDSVGKVQLWDSATGTLVKSHLIANADVQSIAVADQEDSFVVGTAEGTVFHFQLVSVTSNSSEKQWVRTKPFQHHTHDVRTVAHSPTALISGGTDTHLVIRPLMEKVEVKNYDAALRKITFPHRRLISCSKRRQLLLFQFAHHLELWRLGSTAATGKNGDTLPLSKNADHLLHLKTKGPENIICSCVSPCGSWIAYSTASRFFLYRLKYERDNISLQRVSKLPAFLRSALHILFSEDSTKLFVASNQGSLHVIHLSEGSFKHLHTFQPQSGTVEAMCLLAVSPDGNWLAASGTSAGVHIYDLHHLKLHCTVPAYNFPVTALAIAPNTNNLVIAHSDQQVFEFSIPDKQYTEWSRSVQKQGFHQLWLQRDTPITHISFHPKRPMHILLHDAYMFCIIDKSLPLPNDKTVLYNPLPPKNESDVFLRRTTHGFKMSKIYKPLLFMDLLDERTLVAVERPLDDIIAQLPPPIKKKKFGT; translated from the exons ATGACCGCCAGccccagtggctctcaacttttG GTTGGCTGTGAAGATGGCTCCGTGAAATTATTTGAAGTCACCCCAGACAAAATCCAATTTGCAAGAAATTTCGATCGGCAAAAAA GTCGGATCCTGAGTCTCAGCTGGCATCCTGCTGGTACCCACGTTGCAGCTGGTTCCATAGACTACATCAGTGTGTTCGATGTCAAATCAG ggAGCATAACCCGGAAGATGGTTTTAGACAGGCAGCACCTGGGAGTGACCAAGTCAAGGTGCATAGTGTGGGGTGTTGCCTTCCTGTCCGACGGCACTGTCATAAGCGTGGACTCAGTTGGAAAGGTGCAGTTATGGGACTCAGCTACTGGGACACTTGTCAAGAGCCATCTCATCGCAAATGCTGACGTGCAGTCTATTGCTGTTGCTGAT CAAGAAGACAGTTTTGTGGTGGGCACAGCCGAGGGCACAGTATTCCATTTCCAGCTGGTGTCGGTGACTTCCAACAGCAGCGAGAAGCAGTGGGTGCGGACGAAACCATTCCAGCATCACACTCACGACGTGCGCACTGTGGCCCACAGCCCAACAGCCCTGATATCAGGAG GCACCGACACCCACCTAGTTATTCGGCCTCTCATGGAGAAAGTGGAGGTAAAGAACTACGATGCCGCTCTCCGAAAGATCACTTTCCCCCAC CGGCGTCTCATTTCCTGTTCAAAGCGAAGGCAGCTTCTCCTTTTCCAGTTTGCTCACCACTTGGAACTTTGGAGACTAGGATCCACAGCCGCAACAG GCAAGAATGGAGATACTCTTCCGCTCTCTAAAAATGCAGACCATCTCCTGCACCTCAAGACAAAG GGCCCTGAGAACATTATCTGCAGCTGCGTCTCCCCGTGTGGAAGTTGGATAGCCTATTCTACAGCGTCTCGGTTTTTTCTCTATCGATTGAAATATGAACGTGATAACATTAGCCTCCAAAGA GTTTCCAAATTACCAGCATTCCTTCGCTCTGCccttcatattttgttttctgaagattCAACAAAGCTCTTTGTGGCATCAAATCAAGGGTCTCTACATGTCATCCATCTTTCGGAAGGAAGCTTCAAGCACTTGCATACTTTCCAGCCACAATCAG GGACAGTGGAGGCCATGTGTCTTTTGGCAGTCAGTCCCGATGGGAATTGGCTAGCTGCATCAGGTACCAGTGCTGGAGTCCACATATATGATCTGCATCATCTAAAG CTTCACTGCACAGTGCCTGCTTATAATTTCCCAGTGACTGCTCTGGCCATCGCCCCCAATACCAACAACCTGGTCATTGCTCATTCTGACCAGCAG GTATTTGAGTTCAGCATCCCAGACAAGCAGTATACAGAGTGGAGCCGCTCTGTCCAAAAGCAAGGATTTCACCAGCTGTGGCTCCAAAGGGATACTCCCATCACACACATCAGCTTCCATCCCAAGAGACCAATGCACATCCTCCTCCATGACGCCTACATGTTCTGCATCATTGACAAGTCCTTG CCACTTCCAAATGACAAAACTGTGCTCTATAATCCACTTCCTCCGAAAAACGAATCAGATGTCTTCCTGAGGCGCACGACCCATGGATTTAAAATGTCTAAGATATATAAG cccttaCTCTTTATGGATCTTTTGGATGAAAGGACACTTGTGGCAGTAGAGCGACCTCTGGATGACATCATTGCTCAGCTCCCACCACCcatcaaaaagaagaaatttggGACTTAA
- the Utp4 gene encoding U3 small nucleolar RNA-associated protein 4 homolog isoform X1, whose protein sequence is MGEFKVHRVRFFNYVPSGIRCVAYNNQSNRLAVSRTDGTVEIYNLSANYFQEKFFPGHESRGTEALCWAEGQRLFSAGLNGEILEYDLQALNIKYTLDAFGGPIWSMTASPSGSQLLVGCEDGSVKLFEVTPDKIQFARNFDRQKSRILSLSWHPAGTHVAAGSIDYISVFDVKSGSITRKMVLDRQHLGVTKSRCIVWGVAFLSDGTVISVDSVGKVQLWDSATGTLVKSHLIANADVQSIAVADQEDSFVVGTAEGTVFHFQLVSVTSNSSEKQWVRTKPFQHHTHDVRTVAHSPTALISGGTDTHLVIRPLMEKVEVKNYDAALRKITFPHRRLISCSKRRQLLLFQFAHHLELWRLGSTAATGKNGDTLPLSKNADHLLHLKTKGPENIICSCVSPCGSWIAYSTASRFFLYRLKYERDNISLQRVSKLPAFLRSALHILFSEDSTKLFVASNQGSLHVIHLSEGSFKHLHTFQPQSGTVEAMCLLAVSPDGNWLAASGTSAGVHIYDLHHLKLHCTVPAYNFPVTALAIAPNTNNLVIAHSDQQVFEFSIPDKQYTEWSRSVQKQGFHQLWLQRDTPITHISFHPKRPMHILLHDAYMFCIIDKSLPLPNDKTVLYNPLPPKNESDVFLRRTTHGFKMSKIYKPLLFMDLLDERTLVAVERPLDDIIAQLPPPIKKKKFGT, encoded by the exons ATGGGTGAATTTAAAGTCCATCGAGTTCGTTTCTTTAATTACGTTCCATCAGGCATCCGATGTGTGGCTTACAATAACCAGTCAAACAGATTGGCTGTTTCACGAACAGATGGCACGGTGGAAATTTATAATTTGTCTGCAAACTATTTTCAGGAGAAA TTTTTCCCAGGTCATGAGTCTCGGGGTACCGAAGCCCTGTGTTGGGCAGAAGGACAGCGGCTCTTTAGTGCCGGACTGAATGGAGAAATTCTTGAGTATGACCTACAGGCACTAAACATCAAGTACACTTTGGATGCCTTTGGAGGACCGATTTGGAGTATGACCGCCAGccccagtggctctcaacttttG GTTGGCTGTGAAGATGGCTCCGTGAAATTATTTGAAGTCACCCCAGACAAAATCCAATTTGCAAGAAATTTCGATCGGCAAAAAA GTCGGATCCTGAGTCTCAGCTGGCATCCTGCTGGTACCCACGTTGCAGCTGGTTCCATAGACTACATCAGTGTGTTCGATGTCAAATCAG ggAGCATAACCCGGAAGATGGTTTTAGACAGGCAGCACCTGGGAGTGACCAAGTCAAGGTGCATAGTGTGGGGTGTTGCCTTCCTGTCCGACGGCACTGTCATAAGCGTGGACTCAGTTGGAAAGGTGCAGTTATGGGACTCAGCTACTGGGACACTTGTCAAGAGCCATCTCATCGCAAATGCTGACGTGCAGTCTATTGCTGTTGCTGAT CAAGAAGACAGTTTTGTGGTGGGCACAGCCGAGGGCACAGTATTCCATTTCCAGCTGGTGTCGGTGACTTCCAACAGCAGCGAGAAGCAGTGGGTGCGGACGAAACCATTCCAGCATCACACTCACGACGTGCGCACTGTGGCCCACAGCCCAACAGCCCTGATATCAGGAG GCACCGACACCCACCTAGTTATTCGGCCTCTCATGGAGAAAGTGGAGGTAAAGAACTACGATGCCGCTCTCCGAAAGATCACTTTCCCCCAC CGGCGTCTCATTTCCTGTTCAAAGCGAAGGCAGCTTCTCCTTTTCCAGTTTGCTCACCACTTGGAACTTTGGAGACTAGGATCCACAGCCGCAACAG GCAAGAATGGAGATACTCTTCCGCTCTCTAAAAATGCAGACCATCTCCTGCACCTCAAGACAAAG GGCCCTGAGAACATTATCTGCAGCTGCGTCTCCCCGTGTGGAAGTTGGATAGCCTATTCTACAGCGTCTCGGTTTTTTCTCTATCGATTGAAATATGAACGTGATAACATTAGCCTCCAAAGA GTTTCCAAATTACCAGCATTCCTTCGCTCTGCccttcatattttgttttctgaagattCAACAAAGCTCTTTGTGGCATCAAATCAAGGGTCTCTACATGTCATCCATCTTTCGGAAGGAAGCTTCAAGCACTTGCATACTTTCCAGCCACAATCAG GGACAGTGGAGGCCATGTGTCTTTTGGCAGTCAGTCCCGATGGGAATTGGCTAGCTGCATCAGGTACCAGTGCTGGAGTCCACATATATGATCTGCATCATCTAAAG CTTCACTGCACAGTGCCTGCTTATAATTTCCCAGTGACTGCTCTGGCCATCGCCCCCAATACCAACAACCTGGTCATTGCTCATTCTGACCAGCAG GTATTTGAGTTCAGCATCCCAGACAAGCAGTATACAGAGTGGAGCCGCTCTGTCCAAAAGCAAGGATTTCACCAGCTGTGGCTCCAAAGGGATACTCCCATCACACACATCAGCTTCCATCCCAAGAGACCAATGCACATCCTCCTCCATGACGCCTACATGTTCTGCATCATTGACAAGTCCTTG CCACTTCCAAATGACAAAACTGTGCTCTATAATCCACTTCCTCCGAAAAACGAATCAGATGTCTTCCTGAGGCGCACGACCCATGGATTTAAAATGTCTAAGATATATAAG cccttaCTCTTTATGGATCTTTTGGATGAAAGGACACTTGTGGCAGTAGAGCGACCTCTGGATGACATCATTGCTCAGCTCCCACCACCcatcaaaaagaagaaatttggGACTTAA